Genomic segment of uncultured Desulfobacter sp.:
TCCAACAAAGAACGCGTTATCAGCAATCTCAAAGTGTTTTACGGGCCGGATCAGGCCAAGACCATGGTAAGGGTCGTGGGCCAGCCTATCCTGAAGGATGTCAACTACAGTTTGGCCAACCTGGTTGTTGATATCTGCCAGCGGCTTCTACGGCCTAATATCACCCTGAATAAAAACGAAACGAAAAAACGCATCCGGGAAGCCCAGGCGCAGATCAAACCCACCCTGTACCAGATCAAGGCGGGGGAAATGCTCATTCGGGAAGGCGAGCGGGTTGATGAACTCAAACTGGTCAAACTCAACGCGTTGAACGAGCAGGTCGAGGATAAGGATGTGATCATGACCATCACCGGCATCTGCATGTTCACCAGCCTTTTGCTCCTTGTGGTTTATTTTCTTTTTCTCAAAAACCATCCAAAGCTTAGCCGGGACATAAACAAGCACATGACCTTTCTGACCCTGGGCCTTTTGCTCTATATCGGATTTACTGAGCTTGCCGTGTACATTGCCCACGCCTCAAATCCGGAAATCTCCGGCAAAATTGCATCCAGCGCAATATACATGGTGGTGCCTTTACCGGCAGCGGCGATGATCACCTGTCTTTTCCTGGGGTTTGACATTGCGCTCTATTTTTCCCTGGTACTTTGCAGTTTATGCACCATATCCTTTGGCGGCGGGTTCCAGGTTTTTTTGTTCTTTTTTCTGTCCAGTGTTACATCGGCTTACTGGATCAAGGAACGAAACGAACGCCATCATTTCATCGTAGCCGGATTTAAACTGGCGTTTTTCAATGCATGCCTTGCCATTGCCCTGGGATTTTTCATGCCCTCCCAGGCACTGCCCTGGGCAACGATAGTGAAACAGGTGACAATGGCCGTGGGCGGCGGCGTTTTTGCGGCCATTCTGACGGTGGGGTTCACTCCGTTGATCGAAGTTTTGTTCAATTACACCACAGCAGCTAAACTGCTGGAATTTTCAAACCTGGACCAGCCCCTGATCAAAAAATTAATGATCGAAGCACCGGGCACTTACAATCACAGTGTCATTGTCGCAACCCTTGCCGAAGCCGCCGCATCGGCCATCCGGGCAGACAGTCTCAAGGCCAAGGTCATGGCGTATTACCACGACATCGGCAAACTGGACAAAACCATGTATTTCATTGAAAATCAGTCTGACGGCCGGAACCGCCATGACAAGCTTTCCCCGTCCATGTCCGCCTTGATCCTCATCGGCCATGTAAAAAAAGGCGTGGAAATGGCAAAAAAATACAAACTGGGCAATGAAATCGTGGAAGGCATCATCCAACACCACGGCACATCCCTGATAAAATATTTTTATAACAAAAGCCTGAAAGCCGGCAATGAAAACATCAATGAAGATGATTTCAGATACCCGGGCCCCAAACCCCAGACACGAGAGGCGGGCATTGTGATGCTTGCCGATGTGGTCGAAGCGGCCACCCGGGCCCTTGAGCGCCCGACTCCATCCAGGATAAAAGGCCGTGTCAAAGAGCTGATCAATGACATATTTGCCGACGGTCAGCTCGAAGAGTGCGAAATGACATTGAAAGATCTTCACCAGATCGCCAAAAGTTTCAATAATATTTTAACCTCTATTTATCACAGCCGCATTGAATATAATGACAAGCCCCAGGATAAGAAGAATGGAAAACCTAAAGATACTGATAGACAACCAGCAAGAGGAGAGGCTGCCAACAGCCCCCCTGCACAAAAAGACCGAACAGATCTTAAACGCCTTGGGTTGTGACGACCACGAGCTTTCCATCGTGATCACCGACGATGCCCAGGTCAGGGAGTTAAACCGGACATACCGGGGAAAAGACAAACCCACCAACGTACTCTCCTTCCCCATGCAGGAGGGAGAATTCTCAGACATCACCCCGGGGCTTCTCGGGGATGTGGTCATCTCCCTTGACACCGCCCGGGCCGAAGCCCAGGCAGCAGGAATTTCCACAGATGAACGAATGTCCCAATTATTGATACACGGCATTCTTCACCTGATTGGATTTGATCATGAACTGGGCGAAAACCAGGCCCTGGAAATGGAAGAGAAAAGCCTGGAACTGCTCAGGATCGTAGAACCCAATATCAATCTGACCGCATTTTAAAAATTATTAAGGATAAGAATATGGCTGAATTGGCTGTGAACGTAGACCATGTGGCCACCCTGCGCCAGGCAAGGGGTGCCAAATACCCGGAACCGGTCCAGGCCGCCCTGGCCGCAGAAACCGCCGGGGCAGATGCCATTGTGGTACATCTGCGTGAAGACCGCCGCCACATCCAGGAACGGGATGTTCGCCTGATCTCCCAAACGATAAAGACCCGGTTGATTCTTGAAATGGCCGCCACCAGTGAAATGCTGGGCATTGCCCTGGACATCAAGCCTGAAACCGTCACCCTGGTACCCGAAAAAAGAGAAGAGCTGACCACCGAAGGCGGTCTGGATGTCATTACCCATATGGAACACATCCGCCAGGCCGTATCCACCCTGAAAAATGCCGGCATCAAAGTCTGCATTTTCATTGACCCCGACCTGGATCAGATCAAAGTGGCCCACAAAATAGATGCCGATTCCATTGAGATACACACCGGCGCATTCTGCGATGCCGTAACTTCCTATGACCGGGAAAGGGAATACGCAAGAATTGTGGATGCGGCAAAAATCGGTACCCGCCTGAACCTAGGTGTGCATGCAGGCCACGGCATCTGTTACCAATCCATCAAAGCGTTCAAGGGACTTTCTGAAATCACTGAGTACAGCATCGGACATGCCATCATCTCAAGGGCGATTATGACAGGCATGGACACGGCCGTCAGGGATATGGCGCAATTAATTAAAGATCTGTGATTTACATTTGTTCCATTGATCTGATATAGTCATTTTTCAACTGGATTATTTCAACGTATTTAAAATATTTAAAAATACCGTAACACCATATTCCCCGGGGAATAAATGATCAAAATGCAACAGCCCCCAATGCACCAGGAAACGCTTCTCATCATTGATGATGAAATCTCCATCAGGGAGAGCCTGGCTGATTTATTTGAGGATAAAGGATACCGGGTTTTTACGGCAGAAAACGGACATATGGGCCTGGACCTGTTTTTCCGTAAAAATGTGGACGTGGTCATCACGGATCTGCTCATGCCGGTCATGGGCGGACTTGAGGTCATGCGCACCATCCACAAATCCGACCCGGATCAACCCATGATTGTGATTTCAGGCGCCGGCAAAAAACAAGATGTCATCCAGGCCCTTCAAATGGGTGCCAAAGACTATATTTCCAAACCCATCATCGACCTGGATATCATTGTTCATGTGGTGAAAAAAGTTTTTGAGAACAGACGTCTGGCAAAAGAAAACAAGGCCTATAGCGAACAACTGGCAAAAAGCGAACGACAGTACAGGACCATTACCGAACAAATTGCTGAAGGGGTCCTGACAGTAGATGCCCGGGAAAATATCACCTTTGTCAATCCGGCATTCTGTAAAATGATGGGGTATCCGGCAGACAAACTGGTATCAATGAACCTTGAGGAGATCTCCACCCGGGAAAGCTTTCAGGTGATACTTGAACAGACCCAGATCAGAAAAAAAGGCAAAACGAGCCGGTATGAAATCCAACTGGTACATGCGGATCTCCACACCGTACATGTGGAACTGACCTGCAGCCCCATTAACCAGGGCAAAGATCAAACCTATACAGGCACCATTATCATGGCCCGGGACATATCCCGGCGGATTAAACTACAGCGCCAGTACGAACAATTCATAAAATATCCCCAGGACATACCCGAACATGCCATCGCCATCTGCGCAAACTGCAAAAAAATCAGGGGCAAAGACAACCGGTGGAAAGATATTGAAAAGGCATTTGACCATTTAATATTTTCCCACGGAATATGCCCGGCCTGCTGCGATAAATTGTACCCGGACCTTAATTTTGAAGACACAGATACCGATTCGGGAAAAGGCTCAGCCTAACAACCCAGCCGAACGCGCCGCCCAGCTCACGCCGCATTCATTGTTGGACCCCGAAGAGACGTACTTACTTTTTAGAGATGTCGGACTGTTATCCATTAAAAACCCCTGCCCTGCCCACGCTAAAAGGTCTGCGTCATTGTAATCATTGCCCACGGCAGTCACCATTTCCCGGTTGACACCAAGCTGGTCGGCCAGCCATTGGGACGACGCACTCTTGCTGACCCCGGCAGAAAACACTTCTATCCACAACGATTTATGGTCCAAAGGAGATGTCGCTGGAATCACACTGAACCCTGACAGTTCACAGCGCAACGCATCTATATGCGTCCAGGGAAATCCAGCAGGTACAATGGCCAGAACCTCAGTGGACTGATCATAAATCATGTTTCCCGCCCCAAGGGGCGTGGCAAACTCAGAATACATATCCATCCGCCGCTGAAAATCCGGATTGATGCCGGATGTGGATTTAAACAAAAAATACGAGGTCTCGGGAATGGCTTTATGGACCATATAATCAAATCCATACCGGTCAAAGCACGCTGCAATTTCCAATGCCCCGTCCCTGGGGATGGAACAACAACGGATCAACTGGTTTTCAGGCCAGGCCATAATGCCGGCGCCTGTGGAAAAAATCAGATAATCCAGGGGCAGATCTTCAGGAGCAAGCCCCATATGCCCAAAGGCGCGCCTGAAGGAATAAAGGCTGCGCCCTGTGGCGATCACCGTAATCACACCGGCAGATCTCAACTCAGCCAGGGTATCCAGATCCCAGCCACGGATACGCCGATCGTCCGTGAGCAGCGTACCGTCAAAATCAGTGACAAACATTGCCGGCATGTTAAATTCGCCCTTTCAACGGGCTATTGCAAAATGAAAGCACTATAATCGTAATGTATCAGGTGCAGCCTACTTCTTTTTCTCCAGTGCGGCCCGCAAAATGCTTTCCATGGAGCCAAAAGAGGAACCTCCCTTGTCACTTTTTGCAAACTGCTTCCAATTACCGGAGGATTTCTGGTCCGGGGGAGAAAGGGTCATGCGCCGGCTATCCTCATCCACTTCCTGGATCAGCACCGGCAGGGTATCCCCGGGTTTGAGGGACTCAATTTTCCCTGCATCTGAGGACTGGCGGAGATTCGACATGGGCATCAGGCCGGTAATGCCGGGTTCCAAGCGAATAAACAGCCCAAAACCTTCTTTTTTCTCCAGGGTTCCCTCCACGACACTGCCCACGGAATACTTGGCCAGGACACCGGTCCAGGGATCGCCCGCCGCATCTTTCATGCTCAAAGAGATCCGTTTGCTGTCCATATCAATGGCCTTGATTCGGACCTGGACGCTATCACCGACGCTCACCTCGTCCTCGGGGCGAAGCACCCGTTTTACGTGGCTCATTTCAGATATATGAACCAGACCGTCAATGCCCGGAGCAATCTCCACAAACGCGCCGAAAGCGGTCAAACGGACCACTTTGCCGCTGACCTGGTCTCCGGAGCTGAAGGTCGTGCCGATGTTATCCCAAGGATTGCCAGAGGTCTGTTTAACGGACAAAGAAATTTTGGGAGAATCGGAATTGGGTTTTTCAATCTTTAACACCTTAACCGGTAGGATATCATTCACCCGGACCACCTCTTCGGGCTTTTCCACCCGGGACCAGCTCAATTCGGAAATATGGGCCATGCCTTCCACGCCGGGGGCAAGTTCAACAAAAGCACCGTAGGACATCAGCTTGATCACCTTGCCCTGGACCGTATCCCCTTCGGCCAGTTCTTTCATGAATGCGGCACGTTCTTCCTTGATCTGCTCATTGAGAAGGTCCCTGCGGGAAACAACAATATTTCTGCCCTTTTCCTCATACCGGGTAATCAAAAAATGGTGGGTCTGTCCCTCGTAATCCTCGGGGGTTTCCACATATTTGACATCAATCTGGCTCACCGGACAAAACGCCCTTTTACCCAGAACATCCACGGAGAAACCGCCTTTAACAACGCCGGTCACCCGGCCTTCAACCGGGGTGTGCCCGCGGTAGGCATCCTCAATCATGGCAGCCATCCCTGCCCCGGAAACAGCCTTGGACAAAATCACTTCACTTTCGCTCAGGGAGACCACATACAGTTTAAGGATATCACCCACTGAATACTGAAACTCACCATCTTCATCCAGCAGTTCGGACTTATCCACCACACCGTCTGACTTTGTCCCCGTGTCCAGATAAACTGAATTTTCTCCGATGGAAATGATCTGGCCTTCCACCATATCTCCGGGTTTGAATTCCCGGCCGATTTTTGAATCATAGGCATCAAGCATCTGCTCAAAACTCATCTCGTCGTTGCTTTGGTCAATGCCGTTGTCAGTGTTCTGAGTGTTGTCGTCCTCAAACCTGTCGTTCATTTTCTTCTCCCGGCCCTCAGGTTTTTAACTCTGACGGGTCCGTTGTTAAATTTAAGTTTTCGCCAAAAATTTAAATCATAATACAATCACTGAATTTTGTCGAAGCAAAACAATGTCTAATAAAACAGTTGAGCATAAATGTCCACAGTGGGTGTATTATACCCGAAAAAAACGAAAACCTTTATTGCCGCTTACATAAATCACATAGGTTTCAATGGCAAAATGGGGAAACATCTGCAAAGCATCGTTTTTATACCCAAGCACCTTAAGTGCATCCGCTTCAAGGGGTGCCCGAAGGGATAATATTTTATCCGCATCTTTTCCGGGCGTATACTTAAACTGAATAATGCTTTTGGTGTTTTTGTATTTATTGTGATACTTGCCGGTCATCTCCCAATCACTCCTGCCGGAGGGATAATTGACCTCCATGGAAAAGGTGAACCAGCGCGACAGATAACGGGTGTAAAGTTCATAAAAAGTACAGCGGACAAAATTTTCATTGATTTTGTCCCACGCCTGGGCCGGAAACTGGCCAAGATAGACCTTGTAAAACCCTGCAAACAATTTTTTCATATCGAGATCTGCAAGGTATTCCCGGAATATATCGGTATAGCCTTTTGAGACTTCGTACTTGTTAAGTTCATTGTATTAGTCGGTAAAAATTTCACGCAGGGTATTGTTGGGCAGACACATGGCAAAATCATCCAGGCAGGTCACCATGCCCAGATAAAACAGGGATACAGGATAATAATCCCGTTCAAAAAAATGCCGCATGTTGAACTTGGACACCAGTTGTTTGGTATCGTATGGCAACCGGTTGTCAAACACCAGGGCGTCCATCATGGCGTCGGTGTTTTCCTTGACCGTTGTCAGCCGCTCAATCCAGGAGATATCGGTTTTCAAGTTGTCGTCAATGAGTTCCCGGGGAATCTTGCCGTCATTTAAAACAAATCGTTTTAGAAAATAGGTAACAATGGTTGAGTTGAACAGGGTTTCTTCAACTTCCGGCACAAAGCGGTAGCCATTATAATGGGTATTCATGATCGCAAGGATCTCAGGCTTCCGGGAGGGATCAAAGCCAAAAGCATCAAATATCCAGGTAAGATAGTCCCGGGTCTCCGCATGGGTAAATCCCAGCATGTTCACCAGTTTTTCTTCGAGTGTAACGATTTCTGCAATATTAAACCCGGAAGTCAGATCATCAATGGTGATCGGCAATACGCCGGTAATAAATACCTTGCCCACACTCTGCAGCTCAATCCCGGATTTAATGACCTTGAAAAACGAACGCAGGAAAAAATCGCCGGTGGTGAGTTCCTTATAACGGTCGTCGTTGCGGGTGGTGATCAGTTGATTGGTGAAGTTATCATACTCATCAATGATAATGTAAAGTGGCGGTAGATCATTGTTGTTGATTTTTTCGATGATGATCTGTAATTGGTTTGCAATGGGCATTTCCCGGGTGATATTCAGATCACCCAGAAAATGGGCGTACCGGGACAGAAAGGTCTGGAGTGTCGCACCCTGGGTCACCGTAAAATTTTCTTCAATCACCTTGATATCCGGCTTGACACTCACCACGGAAAAATTCATCCTCAGCACCATAAAGCTGTTTTTTAGCGGGGTCGGGTGCCGGCCGATCCAGGTCTGCCCAAAAGGGAATCAAATTGATCCGTGAAGTTAATGTCGTAATAACACGCCAGGGTGGAACACCAAAGGCTTTTACCAAAACGGCAGGGACGCAGAAACACAGGCACCTGCCAATTTTCAAGCTCGGCTATGTAACGGGTCTTGTCCACATAATAATAGCCGTCATTGATAATTTGCTCAAAGCTGCTAACGGCGTAAGGAATTTTTTTCATGAAGGTCCTTAATCCATGCCATAAAGTTAGGCACTAAATATTTTATTTCATCAAGAAGTGCATGAAGAATATATATCGAAAAATGAATTTTCATGTCGTTTCTGCTCTTGGGTGGTAAAATTAAAATCATCTTAACTTTATGGCGATGGCTACCAATAGTGAAAGAAGTCAACGGCCATTACCGGCAAAGGTTACACACCACATAATAGACATATTTGTCGCCCTGCTATTCCTTAAAAGTTCTGATTCTTTACGATTTTAACGCTGTGCTCTGGGGCAAACCGAAGCGTAGGTTTGTCCCTATCAGCACTTTGTGTGAGCCGGGCACGGCACGTGTCATTAAGAGTGAGTCAAACGTAAACAATTTCAGAACGTTTGGCAAGTCTTAGACCAATCCTTATGGCGGCGAAGGGTGTAGTGGTAGTTCAACGGGGGTAAGGGTTAATGTGGCAGGAGCTTCCATCGACTAACCGGCCAAAGAACGTGAGGGGATTCCTTTATTTTTCCCTCACTTTTCTGGCTGCCCTCAATCCAAGGCGGTGTCATAAACCTTCCCACAGCATCATAGGCGTCATTCTAAAAGCCCCTATTGCATACCTACCCGAAGGTATGTATAATGCGCGCCACTAAATTAAGGGGAATCCATGGCGAGAAAAACAAAAAAAGAGGCACAGAAGACACGGCAGCAAATTCTGGATGCCGCGCTCAAGATCTGTTCTGAAAAGGGCTATTCAAAAACCACGTTCGTGGATGTTGCCAATGAGATAGGATTGACAAAGGGTGCGGTTTATTGGCACTTCAAAACAAAACCTGAACTTTTGGCTGCTATGATCTCATATGGTGAAGAAAAACAGTACAATCTCTTTGAAAATATGATGCTGGAAAGCGTAGCAGACCTGCGCCGGGGAATCGCCGAATTTGCCAATACCTTTGTTAGTGATGAGGAGGCCTGGAAGTTTGAGTTTTTCTGTGGTTTCCAGATTGAATGGTCAACCGAGCTCATGGCGGAAGTGCATGAAAAATTAGCGGAACTGCGCGTTGATCCAATGAAGGAGTTTGAAGAAAAACTTGTGCGGTTGCAGGAAAAAAGCGCGTTAAGTAAAGAAAAGGACGCCCGGGCCCTTGCGCTGTGTTTCGCTTCATCTTGGATAGGCGCAATGCATTTGGCCATGTACGGCGAATATGATCGGAATAAATTTGTGGAAGTGGTCCTGGAAAGTTTTGACCTGCTGTTCGGCCCGCTTTCCATCTGAGGCATCGCACGTCAATATAACAGCCACGGGCTGACCTGACATATCAATTGCAAGGCATAGCCCACAACAAAGCTTGAAAGATCTGAGTAACTTACCCAGACGTTCTTATAAAGGAGAAATCTAATGGGAAAGGCAGTAGGAAACGCGGTGATCGCGATCATTTTGATCGGCGTGGGTTATGTTATCAATCTGGTTATTCCTTCAGGCGACCAGGGGCCGGGCATGATGGAAATGGGCCAAATGCCGCCGCCTGCGGTGGTCGCAGTTGAGCTGAAAGAGCAGCCCCTGGATGTGCTTGACGACCATATTGCAACGGTGGAGCCGGTGCAGGAAGTTATGGTCCGCTCGGAAGTTTCGGGGTACATTGATGATGTCCATTTCACGGAGGGATCTTTTGTGAAAGAAGGCGACCTGCTCTTCACCATTGACCAGAAACAATACCAGGCCAAAGTTGACGTTCGCCAGGCAGAGCTGGCCAGTGCAAAAGCCGAACTGAACCGTGCAAAAAAATACTTCAAGCGTATGCGTGAGGCAAATAAACGCAGCGTTTCTCAGTCGAATCTCGACACTGCGGAAAGCGACCAGTTGCAGGCCGAGGCCAGCCTGAAACAGGCGGAGGCCAATTTGAACCTGGCCAAAATTGACTTGGGGTATGCCAAAGTGCGGGCTCCGATCAGCGGCCGAATCGGCTTGGCCAAGGCAACCAAGGGTAACTATGTCACTTCCGCCTCCAACGAACTTGCCCGCATTGTGCAAATCAGTCCCATCCGTGTAGTTTTTTCCATGACCGACCGCGCGTTCCTGGATTTTCGTGCCCAGGAACTGGCGGGTGCCTCTGACGATCAGGCTGCCCGCATTCGCCTGCCCAACGGTACACAGCTTCCGCTGATTGGCAAAAAAGAGTTCGACGACAACGTTATGAATGCCGAAACCGGTACCATGGCAGTCCGCTACCTGTTCGATAATCCCGACGGACAACTGGTCCCCGGCGGCTATGTCAACATTCTGCTTGGATCACGGAAACGCCCCATGGGCATCCGAATCCCCCAACGGGCACTGTTGCTTGACCCAAAGGGTTCCTATGTGCTGACAGTCAACGGAGAGGGACAGGTTGGCACCGCCCGGGTTGAGACCGGAGACTCGGTTGAAGGAGACTTTGTGGTGCTTTCCGGACTGAAGGCCGGTGACCGTATCGTGGTTGACGGTGTGCAAAAAGTGCGGCCCGGCATGACCGCCCAGGTAACTTTGCAGGAGGCCGGACAATGATTTCACGCATATTCATTGACCGCCCGCGCCTGGCGGGTGTGGTTTCCATTGTCCTGATGCTGGCAGGAATTCTTTCGATCACTTCCCTGCCCATTACCCAGTATCCCCAGGTCACCCCCCCGCAAATCGTGGTGCGTGCAAGCTACCCCGGTGCCAGTGCCGAAGTCATGGCCGACATCGTGGCCGGACCCATTGAAGATGCCGTGAACGGCGTACAAAACATGATTTACATGTCATCGACCTCTGACAATTCGGGAAGCTACTCGCTCACCGTAACGTTTGCTGTGGGCACTGATCCGGATATGGCCCAGGTAAAGGTACAGAACCGTGTGTCCCAGGCCGAACCTATGCTGCCCAGCGAAGTTGTGCAGCAGGGAGTAACGGTGGAAACCGAATCAGCCGACATGCTCGGCTTCGTGATTGTCCGCTCCCCAGACGCAAGTCTTGATGAACAGGTAATGAGTGACTACACCTATAAAATGATCCAGCCTGCCTTTGAACGTATCCCCGGCGTCAGCCGGGCACAGGTTTACGGTCCCAAATACAGCATGCGCGTCTGGCTTGATTCCGACCGCATCTCCGCACTCGGTATCGGCGTCGATGAAATAACGGCAGCCATACGCAACCAGAATGTGCAGGCCTCCATCGGCGCCATCGGCTCCACCCCGGACGACGGCTCAGGACAGGTTGCCTTTACCCTGACCGCCCAAGGACGGCTCAACGACACAGAATCCTTTGGCAACATAGTGGTGCGCACCGGCACAGACGGTGCCGTGGTCTACCTCAAGGATGTGGCACGCATCGAAAAAGGCTCTGACAACTATCTATTTTCCGCCAAATACAACAACGCACCCTGTGTGGCGCTGGGCTTAAGCCGGACTCCGGGTTCCAATGCCCTTGACACCATGGATGAGCTGCAGACGGTAATGAAACGCCTCAAAAAGGATTATCCCGAAGGCCTTGAAGCCGTGCTGTCCTATGACGCCTCGAAATTTGTCCGCACCAGCATCCGTGAAATCGTATCCACCCTGGCGCTGACCTTTCTGCTCGTGGTTATAGTCTGTTATGTTTTTTTGCAGAACTGGCGCGCCACATTGATTCCATCCATCACCATACCGGTCTCGCTATGCGCCACCTTCATGGTGCTGGCTGCCCTCGGCTACAGCATCAACACACTGACACTCTTTGGCCTGGTACTGGCCATCGGCCTGGTGGTGGATGACGCCATCGTGGTGGTTGAAAGGGTTATGGAGCTGATGGAAAGCGAAGGGCTGGACCAAAAAAGTGCAGCCATAAAAGCGATGCAGCAAGTCAGCGGAGCGGTCATTGCCACCACGTTGGTACTGCTGTCCATTTTTGTTCCCATCGGATTTATGGCAGGCATCACCGGCAAAATTTACCAGCAGTTCGCAGTGTCGATTTCAGCAGCGGTCTTCTTTTCCACGCTCAACGCCCTCACACTCAGTCCTGCGCTCTGTGCGACCTTTCTTCAGGTGTCTAAACCCGAACAACGGGGGCCGAAGCACTGGTTCAATACCGTACTAAACCACGTACGGGGCAGCTATGTCTCCGCCAGCATCTTTATTGCCCGCAAACTGATCTTGACCACCCTGATCCTGCTTGGTGTATTCGGCGTTACCTATTTCCTGTTCAACACCAGCTCGTCATCCTTCCTGCCCGATGAAGACCAGGGCGTCATTTTCGGGATGGCACAGCTGCCCGAAGGCGCCACCCGAACCCGCACCGAGGCACTGCTGGAGCATGTGTTGACACCGCTGCAGGATGAACCGGGAATTGAGTACACCATTCAGGTCACCGGATTCAGCATGATGGGCGGTTCTGCCGAGAATGTGGCCTTCTTCATGTTCGGCCTTGACCATTGGAGCAGGCGAGAATCTCCCGGATTGAGCATTACGGCCATCCAGCAAAAACTGCAGGGACGCCTGGCTGCGGAGCCGGGCGCCCAGCTCAACCTGTTTGTGCCCCCTGCCATCATGGGTCTGGGCAACAGCGGGGGCTTGGACATTCGTCTTCAGGCCACAGGGGACAACGATCCCCAGCAGCTCCAGTCTGTTATGAACAACTTTTTGATGCAACTTAACATGGCCCCGGAAATTATGTTCGGCTTCAGTGCCTATTCCGCTGCAACGCCCCACCTCTATCTGGATGTGAACCGCACCAAAGCCGCGTTGATGCAGGTCGATGTCAGCACTATTTTCAATGCACTGCAGAACTATATGGGTTCATTTTATGTGAATGATGTCAACTTTGACGGACAGGTGAACAAGGCCATTATCCAGGCTGACTGGGCCCACCGGAAGAACATTGAGGCCCTGGACAATATCCATATAAAGAGCCGCACCGGTGCCATAGTACCACTGGGCAGCCTGGTTAAGATAAAAACCACCCTGGCACCGCGAATGGTCGAACGCTACAACAAGTTCCCGGCCGCCGGCATCACTGCTTTTACAGCACCGATGGTCAGCAGCGGCGATTCGATGTTGAAGGTTTCCAAGCTTGCAGAAACAACATTGCCCGAAGGCTATACCTTTGACTGGTCGGGATTGAGCTACCAGGAAGCCACCGCCGCAGGATCAGCCAACCTGATTTTCCTTATGGCCATTATCTTTGCCTATCTTTTTCTTGTAGCGCAATATGAAAGCTGGACCACGCCGCTGCCGGTAATCCTTTCAACCTCAGTGGCCGTGCTTGGCGCCCTGGCCGGTCTGATAGTGGTCAAATTACCACTAAGTATCTATGCCCAGCTC
This window contains:
- a CDS encoding response regulator, with amino-acid sequence MIKMQQPPMHQETLLIIDDEISIRESLADLFEDKGYRVFTAENGHMGLDLFFRKNVDVVITDLLMPVMGGLEVMRTIHKSDPDQPMIVISGAGKKQDVIQALQMGAKDYISKPIIDLDIIVHVVKKVFENRRLAKENKAYSEQLAKSERQYRTITEQIAEGVLTVDARENITFVNPAFCKMMGYPADKLVSMNLEEISTRESFQVILEQTQIRKKGKTSRYEIQLVHADLHTVHVELTCSPINQGKDQTYTGTIIMARDISRRIKLQRQYEQFIKYPQDIPEHAIAICANCKKIRGKDNRWKDIEKAFDHLIFSHGICPACCDKLYPDLNFEDTDTDSGKGSA
- a CDS encoding HAD family hydrolase, translating into MPAMFVTDFDGTLLTDDRRIRGWDLDTLAELRSAGVITVIATGRSLYSFRRAFGHMGLAPEDLPLDYLIFSTGAGIMAWPENQLIRCCSIPRDGALEIAACFDRYGFDYMVHKAIPETSYFLFKSTSGINPDFQRRMDMYSEFATPLGAGNMIYDQSTEVLAIVPAGFPWTHIDALRCELSGFSVIPATSPLDHKSLWIEVFSAGVSKSASSQWLADQLGVNREMVTAVGNDYNDADLLAWAGQGFLMDNSPTSLKSKYVSSGSNNECGVSWAARSAGLLG
- a CDS encoding HDIG domain-containing metalloprotein → MRKANNQGWFKWSGKDLSSTPYLPPVMFLLVVTLFVLAQTFDHTTESYVYEIGDVASRDIKAPKDFFIEDKATNLAKMEAAKTSIKTVYDFDANLLKNITAGVSSAMQFGRNMFKEAENAQENIPAEPEDTEDTDETALPESSEPSFSMALAIKPEFEKKLGIEISKGAFQILFKEKFSEEITGYLTAIINTILTNGVVGNKEILLAEEEKGITLRTIQSNKERVISNLKVFYGPDQAKTMVRVVGQPILKDVNYSLANLVVDICQRLLRPNITLNKNETKKRIREAQAQIKPTLYQIKAGEMLIREGERVDELKLVKLNALNEQVEDKDVIMTITGICMFTSLLLLVVYFLFLKNHPKLSRDINKHMTFLTLGLLLYIGFTELAVYIAHASNPEISGKIASSAIYMVVPLPAAAMITCLFLGFDIALYFSLVLCSLCTISFGGGFQVFLFFFLSSVTSAYWIKERNERHHFIVAGFKLAFFNACLAIALGFFMPSQALPWATIVKQVTMAVGGGVFAAILTVGFTPLIEVLFNYTTAAKLLEFSNLDQPLIKKLMIEAPGTYNHSVIVATLAEAAASAIRADSLKAKVMAYYHDIGKLDKTMYFIENQSDGRNRHDKLSPSMSALILIGHVKKGVEMAKKYKLGNEIVEGIIQHHGTSLIKYFYNKSLKAGNENINEDDFRYPGPKPQTREAGIVMLADVVEAATRALERPTPSRIKGRVKELINDIFADGQLEECEMTLKDLHQIAKSFNNILTSIYHSRIEYNDKPQDKKNGKPKDTDRQPARGEAANSPPAQKDRTDLKRLGL
- the ybeY gene encoding rRNA maturation RNase YbeY is translated as MENLKILIDNQQEERLPTAPLHKKTEQILNALGCDDHELSIVITDDAQVRELNRTYRGKDKPTNVLSFPMQEGEFSDITPGLLGDVVISLDTARAEAQAAGISTDERMSQLLIHGILHLIGFDHELGENQALEMEEKSLELLRIVEPNINLTAF
- a CDS encoding 30S ribosomal protein S1 yields the protein MNDRFEDDNTQNTDNGIDQSNDEMSFEQMLDAYDSKIGREFKPGDMVEGQIISIGENSVYLDTGTKSDGVVDKSELLDEDGEFQYSVGDILKLYVVSLSESEVILSKAVSGAGMAAMIEDAYRGHTPVEGRVTGVVKGGFSVDVLGKRAFCPVSQIDVKYVETPEDYEGQTHHFLITRYEEKGRNIVVSRRDLLNEQIKEERAAFMKELAEGDTVQGKVIKLMSYGAFVELAPGVEGMAHISELSWSRVEKPEEVVRVNDILPVKVLKIEKPNSDSPKISLSVKQTSGNPWDNIGTTFSSGDQVSGKVVRLTAFGAFVEIAPGIDGLVHISEMSHVKRVLRPEDEVSVGDSVQVRIKAIDMDSKRISLSMKDAAGDPWTGVLAKYSVGSVVEGTLEKKEGFGLFIRLEPGITGLMPMSNLRQSSDAGKIESLKPGDTLPVLIQEVDEDSRRMTLSPPDQKSSGNWKQFAKSDKGGSSFGSMESILRAALEKKK
- a CDS encoding pyridoxine 5'-phosphate synthase, whose protein sequence is MAELAVNVDHVATLRQARGAKYPEPVQAALAAETAGADAIVVHLREDRRHIQERDVRLISQTIKTRLILEMAATSEMLGIALDIKPETVTLVPEKREELTTEGGLDVITHMEHIRQAVSTLKNAGIKVCIFIDPDLDQIKVAHKIDADSIEIHTGAFCDAVTSYDREREYARIVDAAKIGTRLNLGVHAGHGICYQSIKAFKGLSEITEYSIGHAIISRAIMTGMDTAVRDMAQLIKDL